The Anopheles maculipalpis chromosome 3RL, idAnoMacuDA_375_x, whole genome shotgun sequence genomic sequence GGCAATAAGCTGCAATCTAAAGATCAGATCGTTAAACTTTTCGAGATGCtcgtttatttaattaattttcaacttACAAAGCGGTTCAGGTGATCACAGTACATCTTGAGCagaacatatttaaaaatcgttGATCATCCCAGGAAATATTATGCACGCAAATACAGACCGATCTTCCTTTTAGTATGCTGTACATTCGCAGAAGGCTTAAGAGGAGAACAGTTAAAGAGTTCCTAACTTTACAAGGGACAACATATCTTCAGCATACAACAGGTATGCTGAAGATATAAAAAAGTAGCTAGAAAATCCAGTAGCTAGAATTCCACTTACTTAAtccaccagaaaaaaaagaagattgtGTAATAAATTTCTAGCCATTTTTATCATACTTACAGCTCAGAATTACCATCAAAGACAAATAGATTTTTTACCATAAAAGAAATTTAGAAGCTTATtcttaaatgatttttcttttgccgacTCACATCGTTGCATTTCTTTCGATCACACCTCGTACGATATTAACATCGACCAGCGATAATTTGTTAAGAAAGATCACTCTTTATTGTGACGCCATTTCTGGCTCGTTTTACATTCCATGGTTGGTGACAGGTTTGGGATGGGAATAGAAGTAGATAGGAAAGGGTGtcggaaaaaaacggaatgtAATTCAGTCTTGAGGGGTCCGTTCAGCGCACTAGCACACGAAACCGCTTACATCGCTTCCGAGCTGCTGTCGATCGCTTCTCCCACGTTGTCGGCGCTCTTGCCGTGCTTCTTGTGGTGCTTCTTGTGATGCTTGGCACGGTACTCGCCACCATGCTCACCATGGTAGGCCGGAGCCGGAGCGTAGTGTGGGGCCGGCGCATGATGATAGGCCGGTGCAGGAGCAGGCGCATGGTGACCGTATCCGGCATGCCCTCCGTGATGAGCGGCAGCCTTGCACGGCACGGTCTGATGATGGGGATCGCAGCTTACCAGCAGATTATGGCCACACTTGACCATCGGAGCAACGGCATCGTAGGTGTGGACCACAGCCGGACCGGGCATCACACCTCCATGATGGCCACCGGCGTGTCCGTACTTGGCCGGTGCTGCAATGGCTACACCAACCACAGCCAGCAGGGTGATCGCAATGAAGCTGTTCATGGTAGTGATGTTTCTGCTGTAATGTTCTACTGTTGGGAAGCTTTCACTGTTGACTGATGCTCTTACCCAGCAGTCGGGGCCCATTTTATATCCCATGCAGATTCAAAAAACCCAAGAAAGGAAGTACGCGTAAAGGGCCTTTACCACGCGgtgtaacaaacaaacgtggttgatctttttttttggcctaaCACGAAAAAGTTTGCCCAAACAAGACAGTTCCATGGTTGGCCGAAATTATTGTTTACCTTTTCAACGCCTGCAAAGGCAACAATTTCAACGCTGCAGCAGAATAGTTGAGGTAGGGAAAATAAGCTCACCCTGGACGGTAGGTTGTTCGCAGTGGTTTGCTGAAATGGTTGCAGAGGGTGACTAAAGGAAAATGTCTTACGCACTTTCGCATTTGAGATGTTAGAAGGAACACCGTTGAATTGTGATTTAATCCAAGAATTTCTTTAGTAAAAGCTGATTAAAAATTGTATGGTAAGATTATTGTGAAAATTCATATGGAAGCCCATAACACTTTTTCCTTTGAATTAAAATAGTGAGTAAATTTCTTCATGATGATCAAGGTGTGTAACAGATTACGGATGATTGCTTCAGTAGTGGGAAAATGTGTATGAATAATAGGTAATATATtgggaaatttttaagaatacTTGAGAATTCTGCTCTAGCCTGATGAGTTGTCCCTAATTCATTAACCCAATTTAACTTAACAGCTCACGGGTCTGGATTAAATTCCGAAAAGAATCAAACTAAAGCAATAGAGCATGGATTTAAGCttgatttcgttttgatttcgttaaaatcattttatattcaaaaccaaataaataaactttgcAAATGCTCGACGAATTCGTTAAGTTTGCTGTTAACgtatttaaatatgtttaattttcaatttaatatgcaattaaaaagtgatttaaaaaaatgacttATTCCTATTCTTGGCCTAATGTCCTGCCTAgcagttttgtaaaattttaactATGTAACTTAAGTCTGAATTATGAAATAAAGTTTGGGAACGTGAAAACGTCAGCAAAATAATTCGAATCagttattaaaaacaaacaatttattattaaattttgatgCAAATCTGCGCCTAATTTTACAAGTAGTTAAAATATATTACTTACCCATAGTCGCTacattttccctcttttttgcTCACATTACTTacgaaaattgtttctttcattAATGTTCATTAACGCATACCAATAGCAAACCCCGCGCGCAATAGACTTCGTTCCATTGGCTTCTTTTTGTCCCgctgaaagtgaaaaacaatcaacattcAGACATACagaccgtaaaaaaaaatctacaccaACATATAGCCAACGACATCAATTGGGTcatgcaaccaaccaaccttCCAACAAGCCCACATTTGCTGACCGATGCAAAGTTACGCTACCACGTCGACGACACAAGCGCTAAAGTGAAGATCGAATAAAACCCCCATTGAGCCAAATTCCACTCCAAAGCCACCTCGTGGGCTTCCAGTTTATTGCAGCTCCAACAAGAACAACACTAATGCGCTATATCATATGCCGCAGGGTAGTTTTACCGTGCGGTGGACCCTTCTGTAACGTCCGTTGAACTTTCCACGTTCGATTCCACCTCCCAAAACTCATCGTCCTTCTGTTCCGGTGCGGGTGTTAGCACTGGCATTGGGCTCGTCTTGGGCGATGTCGTCTCGGCCACGGCCGTCCCATTTGCCGCCGTCCCTTTCGGTTGTGTTGAATTGGTGCTGGAATCGGTTGGTTTGGAAAAGGCGGAAATGATCGGTACCTTTGGTGATTCGCTTAGCTCCTCACGCACCGGTGCAGCGAATCCGGGGATCTCTTCCGGTGCTGCGACCTTGTACGAGGGACCATATCCGTGCGCATCTTCCGTAGGTTTCGCGTGGTGATCTGATGTCGATGAATGATGTTTATGGTGAGCTGGGCCTGTGTGAGACGGTGACGATGGTGGGTAGTAGCTGGCTGGGGGAGGTGGTCCGTACGTTGGATACGGTGCTGGAATTGGCATTCCGTAGTGGGATGGCATTTGGTGTGCTGGGGGTGGTGGATAGTAGGGCACACTGGCCGAATGTCCGTATGCGTCATACGAGGAACTTGCCGAACAGGGAACCCTCGTTACCGTTGGTGTGCATCCGATAAGCAAATTCTGAGCACAGCTAGCCTTCGGTGGAACGGCCTTATACGTAAGGGAGGTTGTCTTTCCGTAGGAACTTCCATCACCACCATATTTTGCCGCTCGGCTTGTCTTCTTGCGCTCGTAGCCATTTGCACCTAGCGAGCCCTTGTTGCCATAATCACTACGAGAACTTTTCCCATACGAGTCATACTTTCGTCGACTCTTGTGGACATCGTAATGTGATTTCCGCAGTCCTCCATATCGTTCCCAATCGTCGCGTTCGTCTCTGAAGCTATTACCATATCCATATTCTGGCGGTGAATATCGGCTAGACCGGAGGTAGCGCTGCTGCTTTACCGGATAATATTCCTCGCTCATTTCCTCAAAACTGGGCGCCCGATCCTCAACGCTCGGATACTCGTCCGATCTGTAGACGGCCGCCCGCGCCTCTCCATACCATTCCTCACCGCACTGCCCTAACGCCTCCACCGTCCAAAGTAGACACACCAACACGATCTTCATAGCCATAACGTACCGCGATCACTGTTCACTGCCCTATGCTCGAAGGTCTTTCTTATATAGAACGACACAATAGACACCGGCTGTGACGATGCACCACGCCAGACTCCTTCGCGGAATCTTCGCGAAACTAGGTCACCGGAGAAATTTCCGTATCACAACCGGGATGCACCTTGACGTGAGATTGTCCCGTTCCGGTACTGTTGCATACAAAGCAGCCCAAGGTATGCCAGCCGGAAGTCAAATACACAGCAAATGAACAAAGCAACTCCACCCCTACCGGGTCACTGTTCGATGGAAAATGAATGGTGTACCGAATCGAATGGCTGCTAGCCGTGAGGGTTTCGCCCAGGGCCCGTTTAGGGCCTGTTGCACAAATTGTGCTGCGATCAGCGACATTTGTTTACAGGCGATGGCAAATTTAGTTCCTCGTTTTGTCTTATCCGGTCAGTGGAAGTCGGTGGAAACAAATCGCGCGCGAGGgtgaaaaatgcattcaacGGATTGGTTGGGAAGATGTACATATATGTTTTTGAATGTAAAACGGCCATTAGTACGATGGATTCCTATGATTCTGGTCACTCAATCATTTGATGTATCAATTGGACAGTTTTAGtttgaaaatcaaatttataacattgagaaggttttttttattcgtttttaaaTAGCTGCTCCATCATGCCGCCCTGACCTAATTCTAGCTGCCACCTACGAACGTATACAAACCGCAACGGAAAAGGATATCCTATTACACGATTCATGCATGCAAGCTCCCCAATTTTAACACCTAAACAAACCCCAAAATCCATCCACCATCCGACAGTGGCCTTCCCCGGAACTTCTCGAAAGCATCAGCATTATTTGTGAAACGTTATCTGCACTGTTTAAAGATTGTGTTGTTATGTCTTGGCCGCGCACTGCACAGTTCAAATGACAGCGTCGTACGCAAAATTCGCCATGCTGCGCTATTAGGTAAAAGTGTAGTCTGTTTTAAGTAATCCAAGCAACCGTCACGATCTGGGTAACCATCGTATCATCTGTCATAATAGTGTTTGCTAGCTAGGAACCGCCAAGCAAACAGCTACTACTCCCTCCCGTCCATATGGTGTAACCAAATTCAGCTTTCGGACTCCGAAACAAACGCGCTCCAAATTGTTGAACCAATGTTATGGAAGTGGCTAGAGGACAACTTCAAGTACCGGCGAAAGGGGTACGTATTTCTTatcttttcttcaactttttcCTACACTTGTTGGGCTTTATTTGGCTTCTGTTGTGTCTAAATGGCTGGTGATGTGGTAGCGTTCTGGGGCCGTCACGGAACTCAACCATTCAGGCATCCACAGGTGCATTTGCTGTGGGCACAGCAATCGGCACACAGTCCACACTTGGAGCAGAGGGCCCGTGCATTTTGCTGGCATGCGTTACACTGTGGAAACCGCAGCATGTTCATGTGGTACGGATCCCAAGCGTACGGGTTGTATACCATCGAGGGCAGTGAATAGTGGAACCTCGATCGTTCAAACTGTGAGCGTTGTGAGGGGTCTGTTTTGTACATCGGTGCCATCGATCCATCACCATCGTACGCCACGATCGGGACCTTGTTGAGCACATGCGTCTGACCACCGGTTGAAGGTGTCGCACGCTGTTTACGGCCTAGCTTCTGTGCCGTATAACCTACTGCTCGCTGCTCTGCTTCAGCTACCGGGGAAGAAAATTGTAGTTAATGTCAAGGATCAGGATCaatgtaattgaaatttttccctACACTCACCGTAGTCCGCATATCGGTCATAGCTCATATCATCTTCCCGCGGATAATCGGGGACTTGCGCCTTTCGTCTCGATGCAGCCGAAGCtcggttttgatttttaatatccTCCAGCGTTCTCGATCTCAGCTGTCCCTCGCCCCAGTCGTAGTTTGACCGACGGGAAGCCAACGTGTCCTGATTGCGCAGGGCGAAAAACTCATCCAACATGCGCTGGCTCGTCTGTT encodes the following:
- the LOC126565576 gene encoding vitelline membrane protein 15a-1-like, which codes for MNSFIAITLLAVVGVAIAAPAKYGHAGGHHGGVMPGPAVVHTYDAVAPMVKCGHNLLVSCDPHHQTVPCKAAAHHGGHAGYGHHAPAPAPAYHHAPAPHYAPAPAYHGEHGGEYRAKHHKKHHKKHGKSADNVGEAIDSSSEAM